A stretch of the Arthrobacter stackebrandtii genome encodes the following:
- a CDS encoding 5'-nucleotidase: MAYQLENRLVIGVSSSALFDLKESDEYFLEHGEEKYRTYQDEHIDDTLQPGVAFPFIQRLLSLNDLRDSADPLVEVLVLSKNDPSTGLRVMRSVAAHKLQISRAVFTQGKSPYEYVEAFDMSLFLSGNRQDVDAAIERGFPAGHVLPSTAIYTGGDSLRVAFDFDGVLGDDEAERVYQENPGDISKYYAYETLNRERPLAPGPLQRLLQDLNMIQKIETARKESDPAYQPRLRISLITARSAPAHERAVRSLSGWGVTVNDAFFLGGIEKSKVLKVMRPHIFFDDQTTHLTPSAGFAAGVHVPYGVTNETTDLSEESSTLAVDLVSPETSATSAHELHPVDVEHHS, translated from the coding sequence ATCGCATACCAGCTGGAAAACCGACTCGTCATTGGGGTGTCGTCGAGCGCGCTATTTGATCTCAAGGAGTCTGACGAATACTTCCTTGAACACGGTGAAGAAAAGTATCGCACCTACCAAGATGAGCACATTGACGACACCCTTCAACCGGGCGTGGCGTTCCCTTTCATACAGCGACTGCTAAGTCTCAACGATCTCAGGGATTCGGCTGATCCCCTGGTAGAAGTACTCGTTCTGTCGAAGAACGACCCGTCGACCGGCCTCCGGGTAATGCGCTCAGTGGCGGCACATAAGCTTCAAATATCAAGAGCCGTGTTCACACAAGGCAAATCTCCGTACGAATACGTGGAGGCATTCGACATGTCGCTGTTCCTGTCGGGAAATCGACAAGACGTGGATGCAGCCATCGAGCGGGGCTTCCCAGCTGGCCATGTACTCCCATCAACAGCGATCTACACGGGGGGAGATTCTTTGCGTGTGGCATTCGACTTTGATGGCGTTCTCGGGGACGACGAGGCAGAGAGGGTCTACCAGGAAAACCCCGGTGACATCTCAAAGTACTACGCGTACGAGACCCTGAATCGTGAAAGGCCGCTGGCACCTGGTCCACTCCAGCGGCTACTTCAAGACCTCAATATGATTCAGAAGATCGAAACAGCACGTAAAGAATCGGATCCTGCCTATCAGCCACGGCTCCGGATATCCCTCATCACCGCGCGGAGTGCACCCGCACACGAGCGGGCTGTTCGATCACTTAGCGGCTGGGGCGTGACAGTGAACGATGCGTTCTTCCTGGGCGGCATTGAGAAATCAAAAGTACTCAAGGTCATGCGCCCGCACATCTTCTTCGACGACCAGACCACGCATCTAACTCCATCGGCCGGGTTTGCCGCCGGGGTCCATGTTCCATACGGAGTGACGAACGAGACCACGGACCTTTCTGAAGAATCTTCCACGTTGGCTGTAGACCTAGTCTCCCCCGAAACCTCCGCGACTTCCGCCCATGAGCTACATCCCGTAGATGTTGAGCATCACAGCTGA
- a CDS encoding restriction endonuclease subunit S — translation MSEWQSYRLSEFASVITGATPSASQSDSWGDYLDFITPSDQSDALREASPARRLSPAGAERLSSRIVPKQATNLTCIGSTIGKVSMATSPAVTNQQINSIVALEGQSDPKFIYYLIKGWSGALKQHAAGSATPIVNKTDLSNFSFLIPGLPTQQAIGDVLGALDDKIAANTKLAATADELTTSLYRHALAEAAWSEQTFADISLVSGGGTPSTKTAEFWDGDIPWATPTDVTGLQGPYLESTTRTISADGLAACASSLYPKGSILMTSRATIGAFALAQVPMATNQGFIVVQPNDPALNFWVFHEMRSRVDEFISLANGATFLELSRGNFKKFRVRLASEAVMAEFCKQAEALHGSARTALLENQALAATRDALLPQLMSGKLRVKDAESIVSAAV, via the coding sequence ATGAGCGAGTGGCAATCATACCGACTCAGCGAATTCGCTTCAGTCATCACCGGCGCAACACCTTCTGCGTCCCAATCAGACTCTTGGGGTGACTATCTGGATTTCATAACCCCATCAGATCAATCAGACGCTCTACGTGAAGCGTCCCCTGCCCGCCGACTTTCTCCGGCGGGTGCCGAACGGCTCTCCTCACGCATCGTTCCCAAGCAGGCGACTAATCTAACTTGCATTGGTTCCACCATTGGGAAAGTATCAATGGCGACTTCCCCGGCTGTCACTAATCAACAAATCAACAGCATCGTTGCGCTTGAAGGCCAGTCCGACCCGAAGTTTATCTACTACTTGATAAAGGGATGGAGCGGTGCTCTCAAACAACATGCAGCCGGCTCTGCGACTCCCATTGTGAATAAGACCGACCTGTCGAATTTTTCATTCCTCATACCAGGTCTTCCAACGCAGCAAGCAATCGGTGATGTCCTGGGCGCCCTCGACGACAAGATCGCCGCCAACACCAAACTCGCTGCGACTGCGGATGAATTGACAACTTCGTTGTACCGGCATGCACTGGCGGAAGCAGCATGGTCGGAGCAAACTTTTGCCGACATCTCGCTCGTATCCGGTGGCGGGACACCGAGCACTAAGACAGCAGAGTTCTGGGACGGAGATATCCCCTGGGCAACGCCCACCGATGTCACCGGGTTGCAAGGCCCCTATCTGGAGTCCACGACTCGTACGATTTCGGCGGACGGCTTAGCAGCATGCGCATCATCGCTGTACCCGAAAGGGTCTATTCTCATGACCTCGCGTGCCACGATCGGTGCGTTTGCGTTGGCCCAGGTGCCAATGGCTACGAACCAGGGTTTCATTGTCGTGCAGCCCAATGATCCGGCGCTGAATTTCTGGGTCTTCCATGAAATGCGTAGTCGGGTTGACGAGTTCATATCGCTGGCCAATGGAGCAACATTCCTGGAGCTCAGCCGCGGCAACTTCAAAAAGTTCAGGGTCAGGCTGGCGTCCGAGGCGGTGATGGCAGAATTTTGCAAGCAGGCCGAAGCACTCCACGGCTCAGCGCGGACCGCTCTTCTTGAAAACCAAGCTCTCGCCGCAACCCGTGACGCACTGCTCCCGCAGTTAATGTCCGGCAAGCTGCGCGTCAAGGATGCCGAAAGCATCGTCTCGGCAGCTGTCTAA
- a CDS encoding type I restriction-modification system subunit M, translating to MKELKDTLWKAADKLRGSMDASQYKDVILGLVFLKYVSDAFDERREAIRAELVADGLGDDQIAQLIDDVDEYTGHGVFWVPERARWTYLAENAKGAAATLDEHAKGIGELIDDAMAYIMGTNPSLATTLPMMYNKDNIDQRRLGELLDLLNSAKFTGQGATKARDLLGEVYEYFLEKFARAEGKRGGEFYTPAGVVRVLVEVLRPDHGRVYDPACGSGGMFVQAEKFLEAHNKEGSEISVYGQELNERTWRMAKMNLAIHGLNGNLASRWGDTFARDLHPDMQADFVMANPPFNIKDWARSESDPRWKYGVPPAGNANYAWIQHIISKLADGGSAGVVMANGSMSSNSGGEGEIRAQLVEADLVSCMVALPTQLFRSTGIPVCTWFFAKDKTAGSHGSVDRTGQVLFIDARNLGHMVDRAERALSDEDIALIADTFHAWRGSPAVAADDAEETKEYDDVPGFCYSATLAEIKAADYALTPGRYVGAAEVEDDGEPIEEKIARLSAELFAQFEESDRLAAVVREQLGRVS from the coding sequence ATGAAGGAATTGAAGGACACCCTGTGGAAGGCTGCGGACAAGCTCCGCGGATCCATGGATGCCTCGCAGTACAAGGACGTGATCCTGGGGCTCGTCTTCCTGAAGTACGTCTCCGACGCCTTTGACGAGCGCCGCGAGGCGATTCGGGCGGAGCTGGTGGCGGACGGGCTGGGCGATGACCAGATCGCGCAGCTCATTGACGACGTCGACGAGTACACGGGCCACGGCGTGTTCTGGGTTCCCGAGCGCGCACGCTGGACGTACCTGGCGGAGAACGCCAAGGGTGCCGCGGCCACGCTGGACGAGCACGCCAAGGGCATCGGCGAGCTGATCGACGACGCCATGGCCTACATCATGGGCACCAACCCGTCGCTCGCCACCACGCTGCCGATGATGTACAACAAGGACAACATCGACCAGCGCCGCCTGGGCGAACTGCTGGACCTGCTCAACTCCGCCAAGTTCACCGGCCAGGGCGCCACGAAGGCGCGCGACCTGCTGGGCGAGGTGTACGAATACTTCCTGGAGAAGTTCGCCCGTGCCGAGGGCAAGCGCGGCGGCGAGTTCTACACCCCTGCCGGCGTTGTCCGCGTCCTCGTGGAGGTGCTTCGCCCGGACCACGGCCGCGTGTACGACCCCGCCTGCGGCTCTGGAGGCATGTTTGTCCAGGCCGAGAAGTTCCTCGAGGCGCACAACAAGGAGGGCTCGGAGATCTCGGTCTACGGGCAGGAGCTCAACGAGCGAACGTGGCGCATGGCAAAGATGAACCTGGCCATCCACGGCCTCAACGGCAACCTGGCCTCCCGCTGGGGCGACACTTTTGCCCGTGACCTCCACCCGGACATGCAGGCCGACTTCGTCATGGCCAACCCGCCGTTCAACATCAAGGACTGGGCCCGCTCCGAGTCCGACCCCCGCTGGAAGTACGGCGTCCCGCCTGCCGGCAACGCGAACTACGCCTGGATTCAGCACATCATTTCCAAGCTGGCCGACGGCGGTTCTGCCGGCGTGGTCATGGCGAACGGTTCCATGAGCTCCAACTCCGGCGGCGAGGGCGAGATCCGCGCCCAACTGGTTGAGGCCGACCTGGTTTCCTGCATGGTCGCCCTCCCCACGCAGCTGTTCCGCTCCACCGGCATCCCCGTGTGCACGTGGTTCTTCGCCAAGGACAAGACCGCCGGTTCGCACGGGTCCGTGGACCGCACCGGGCAGGTGCTGTTCATTGATGCACGCAATCTGGGCCACATGGTGGACCGTGCCGAGCGTGCGCTTTCCGATGAGGACATTGCGCTCATCGCGGATACCTTCCACGCCTGGCGCGGCTCGCCCGCCGTCGCCGCTGATGACGCTGAGGAGACGAAGGAATACGACGACGTCCCCGGCTTCTGCTATTCCGCCACCCTCGCCGAGATCAAGGCCGCCGACTACGCACTCACCCCCGGCCGCTACGTCGGCGCCGCCGAGGTCGAGGACGACGGCGAGCCGATCGAGGAAAAGATCGCCCGCCTTTCGGCAGAGCTGTTCGCCCAATTCGAAGAGTCCGACCGTCTGGCAGCAGTAGTCCGCGAACAGCTGGGGAGGGTTTCATGA
- a CDS encoding TM2 domain-containing protein produces the protein MTNEMYSPTPEQVLNHPGKPAAQGQPKSFVAAWLLSLFLGFFGVDRFYLGKVGTGLLKLFTLGGVGVWVLVDLVIILAGKQTDKAGNPLAGYAKNKVVAIVVTVALLLVGGIGNAVKSSGSAPVAEVGVEAPAQPAGEAPAVEQAVEAPAAEAAWVEVAALSGTADQASQVFALSGKETRLVYEFNGPAEALAVGAIYLEKEGTDIMVDGGIPVVMMSKPESNTTALHKNAGNYFLDVKAANFESWTVRIEEKQ, from the coding sequence ATGACGAACGAAATGTACTCCCCGACACCCGAGCAGGTGCTCAACCATCCGGGCAAGCCGGCAGCGCAGGGACAGCCGAAGTCCTTTGTGGCGGCGTGGCTGCTCTCGCTGTTCCTCGGCTTCTTCGGCGTGGACCGCTTCTACCTGGGGAAGGTGGGGACCGGGCTGCTGAAGCTGTTCACGCTGGGCGGGGTGGGCGTCTGGGTGCTCGTTGACCTGGTCATCATTTTGGCAGGGAAGCAGACCGACAAGGCAGGCAACCCGCTGGCCGGCTACGCCAAGAACAAGGTGGTGGCCATCGTGGTGACCGTGGCGCTGCTGCTCGTGGGCGGGATCGGCAACGCCGTGAAGTCATCCGGTTCCGCGCCCGTCGCGGAGGTGGGCGTTGAGGCGCCGGCGCAGCCCGCGGGGGAGGCGCCCGCCGTCGAGCAGGCAGTGGAAGCCCCAGCCGCGGAGGCGGCGTGGGTGGAAGTGGCGGCGCTGTCCGGCACGGCGGACCAGGCAAGCCAGGTGTTCGCACTGTCGGGGAAGGAAACCCGCCTGGTCTACGAATTCAATGGGCCCGCGGAGGCACTGGCCGTTGGCGCCATCTACCTGGAGAAGGAAGGCACGGACATCATGGTTGACGGTGGCATTCCGGTGGTCATGATGAGCAAGCCGGAATCTAACACGACGGCCCTGCATAAGAATGCGGGGAACTATTTCCTGGACGTGAAGGCCGCCAACTTTGAGTCCTGGACCGTGCGGATCGAGGAGAAACAGTAG
- a CDS encoding PLD nuclease N-terminal domain-containing protein — MRYIIPVALGVVIFVYGLIDCLRSEPGDVRSIPKTAWVLVIVFLNVIGVALWFLFGRPQYAPAGAAQRSGGQVPGPSRPAASGYGRAVAPDDDPQFLRNLEVNREQQLEAERLRKLKAELDAREAKLREQHPNPKDEPKK, encoded by the coding sequence ATGCGCTATATCATTCCTGTTGCCCTGGGTGTTGTGATTTTTGTTTACGGACTCATCGACTGCCTCCGCAGCGAGCCCGGCGACGTGCGCAGCATTCCGAAAACCGCCTGGGTCCTGGTGATCGTGTTCCTGAACGTGATCGGCGTGGCCCTGTGGTTCCTGTTTGGCCGCCCCCAGTATGCCCCGGCCGGCGCCGCCCAGCGCTCTGGCGGGCAGGTGCCCGGCCCCTCCCGTCCGGCGGCTTCCGGCTATGGCCGTGCCGTGGCCCCCGACGATGACCCCCAGTTCCTGCGCAACCTTGAAGTCAACCGCGAGCAGCAGCTGGAAGCCGAGCGGCTCCGCAAGCTCAAGGCCGAGCTCGACGCCCGCGAGGCCAAGCTCCGCGAACAGCACCCGAACCCGAAGGACGAGCCCAAGAAGTAG
- a CDS encoding DUF4229 domain-containing protein — MAFFKYSLIRGILFLAFFLIAYLAVDLSPLTSALVGALFAFLVSYLFFRKQREGATAVVAKTFAPNAATTQSAGAVADADAEDALIDANPDIWIDADRKSGTAGYDKTEEA, encoded by the coding sequence GTGGCTTTCTTCAAATACTCCCTGATTCGCGGCATCCTGTTCCTGGCTTTCTTCCTCATCGCCTACCTGGCCGTGGACTTGAGCCCGCTGACATCCGCCCTTGTTGGCGCACTGTTCGCGTTCCTTGTCAGCTACCTGTTCTTCCGCAAGCAGCGTGAAGGCGCCACCGCCGTCGTCGCCAAGACCTTTGCACCCAACGCCGCCACCACCCAGTCGGCGGGCGCCGTGGCGGATGCCGACGCAGAAGATGCGCTGATCGACGCGAACCCGGACATCTGGATCGACGCCGACCGCAAGTCCGGCACTGCCGGCTACGACAAGACCGAGGAAGCCTGA
- a CDS encoding 1,4-dihydroxy-2-naphthoate polyprenyltransferase has translation MATVGEWVAGARVKTLPMAIAPVIVGTAAALGMGGLHWGRAVLAALVALLLQIGVNYANDYSDGIRGTDEDRVGPLRLVGSGVAKPHEVKMAAFGSLGLAMVAGLVLVILSQQWTLLLVGAGAVLAAWGYTGGKKPYGYLGLGDVFVFVFFGPVATLGTTFTQVGAVDTTAVVGSISTGLIAVALLMANNVRDIPTDAQVGKMTLAVRLGDRNARISYVVMLALSMALTLCLVPDNPWMLLMLLQAPFILLPSWIMLKGRTREALIPVLQQTGMLNLGFSLLFAAAVLLNTL, from the coding sequence GTGGCCACTGTGGGGGAATGGGTCGCCGGAGCCCGGGTAAAGACTCTGCCCATGGCAATAGCCCCCGTGATAGTTGGTACCGCCGCGGCACTGGGCATGGGCGGGCTGCATTGGGGCCGGGCCGTGCTCGCCGCCCTCGTGGCGCTGCTGCTGCAGATCGGCGTGAACTACGCCAATGACTACTCCGACGGGATCCGCGGCACCGACGAGGACCGGGTGGGCCCGCTGCGGCTCGTGGGCAGCGGCGTGGCCAAGCCGCACGAAGTAAAAATGGCCGCGTTCGGCTCGCTGGGCCTTGCCATGGTGGCCGGGCTGGTCTTGGTCATCCTGTCGCAGCAGTGGACGCTGCTGCTGGTGGGTGCCGGCGCCGTCCTTGCCGCATGGGGCTACACCGGCGGCAAGAAACCCTACGGTTACCTGGGCCTGGGCGACGTCTTTGTGTTCGTGTTCTTCGGCCCCGTGGCAACCTTGGGCACCACCTTCACCCAGGTCGGCGCCGTGGACACCACCGCGGTGGTGGGTTCAATCTCCACCGGGCTGATCGCCGTCGCGCTTCTCATGGCCAACAATGTCCGTGACATCCCCACGGACGCCCAGGTGGGCAAGATGACCCTGGCCGTGCGGCTCGGCGACAGGAATGCGCGCATCAGCTACGTGGTGATGCTGGCGCTGTCCATGGCCCTGACCCTGTGCCTGGTGCCGGACAACCCGTGGATGCTGCTGATGCTGCTTCAGGCGCCGTTTATCCTGCTGCCCAGCTGGATCATGCTGAAGGGAAGGACCCGCGAGGCCCTGATCCCCGTCCTGCAGCAGACGGGCATGCTCAACCTCGGGTTCAGCCTGTTGTTCGCCGCAGCGGTCCTGCTCAACACCCTGTAG
- a CDS encoding AMP-binding protein: MNIEPLLKALSEALSGEGPAVQIAPDGSFELIEQSALGLPAGSETEIAAVVLTSGSTGTPKRTLLSVEALAASSVGTAMALQGEGQWLLALPMNYVAGLQVLVRSLFAGTRPWAMDLSGGFTPEAFTEAALELTDNTRFTSLVPTQLSRLLTNPSAETLTVLRRFNAILLGGGPVNPALLEAARGAGLNVVTTYGMSETCGGAVYNGVPLDGVELAIRDGRIWLGGPVVAAGYLGDTQLTDEHFVEEEHDGELVRWYASGDLGELDSEGRLRVLGRADDVIITGGLKVSAGAVTDGLHKVPGVREAFVVPVPSEEWGQQVAAMVVSALAEAELLAAASEHLEAHLLPKTVVFVSELPLLPNGKPDRTAILATLAHAAHSH; encoded by the coding sequence ATGAACATCGAACCCCTGCTCAAGGCACTTTCCGAAGCCCTCTCCGGCGAGGGCCCCGCGGTCCAGATCGCGCCCGACGGCAGCTTCGAGCTCATCGAGCAAAGCGCGCTGGGGCTGCCGGCCGGCAGCGAAACCGAGATTGCCGCCGTCGTGCTTACCTCGGGGAGCACCGGCACACCCAAGCGCACGCTGCTGAGCGTTGAAGCGCTGGCGGCGTCGAGCGTGGGCACCGCGATGGCGCTGCAGGGCGAGGGCCAGTGGCTGCTCGCGCTGCCCATGAATTACGTGGCGGGGCTGCAGGTCCTGGTGCGCAGCCTGTTCGCCGGAACGCGCCCCTGGGCCATGGATTTGAGCGGCGGATTCACCCCGGAAGCGTTCACCGAGGCCGCGCTGGAGCTCACCGACAACACGCGGTTCACCTCGCTGGTGCCCACGCAGCTCTCCCGCCTGCTCACCAACCCGAGTGCCGAAACGCTGACCGTGCTGCGCCGCTTCAACGCAATCCTGCTGGGCGGCGGCCCCGTCAACCCCGCCCTGCTCGAGGCCGCGCGCGGTGCCGGGCTGAACGTTGTCACCACCTACGGCATGTCCGAGACCTGCGGCGGCGCCGTTTACAACGGCGTCCCGCTCGACGGCGTGGAGCTCGCCATCCGCGACGGCCGCATCTGGCTGGGCGGGCCCGTGGTCGCTGCCGGCTACCTGGGCGATACGCAGCTGACGGACGAGCACTTCGTCGAGGAGGAGCACGACGGCGAACTGGTGCGCTGGTATGCCAGCGGCGACCTGGGTGAGCTGGACAGTGAGGGACGGCTGCGCGTGCTGGGCCGGGCTGACGACGTCATCATCACCGGCGGGCTGAAGGTGTCGGCCGGCGCCGTGACCGATGGACTGCACAAGGTGCCGGGCGTGCGCGAGGCGTTTGTGGTTCCCGTTCCGTCGGAGGAATGGGGCCAGCAGGTGGCTGCGATGGTGGTTTCCGCGCTGGCCGAGGCGGAGCTGCTGGCGGCCGCGTCGGAGCACCTGGAGGCACATCTGCTGCCCAAAACTGTGGTGTTTGTCTCCGAACTTCCGCTGCTGCCGAACGGAAAGCCCGACAGGACGGCAATTTTGGCCACATTGGCCCATGCCGCTCACAGCCATTGA
- a CDS encoding 1,4-dihydroxy-2-naphthoyl-CoA synthase has protein sequence MSNATNLPDQVSDIFDPTQWRVVEGFDFQDMTYHRQVERSADGTIVRDLPTVRIAFNRPEVRNAFRPGTVDELYRAMDHARMTPDVATVLLTGNGPSPKDGGHSFCSGGDQRIRGRDGYKYADGETKETIDPARAGRLHILEVQRLMRTMPKVVIAVVNGWAAGGGHSLHVVSDLTIASREHGKFKQTDATVGSFDAGYGSALLARQIGQKSAREIFFLAREYSAEDMVRMGAVNEAVDHARLEEVALEYAADIARQSPQAIRMLKFAFNLADDGLAGQQVFAGEATRLAYMTDEAVEGKEAFLEKRDPDWSSFPYYF, from the coding sequence GTGAGCAACGCAACAAACCTCCCAGACCAGGTATCCGACATCTTCGACCCCACCCAGTGGCGCGTGGTTGAAGGCTTCGACTTTCAGGACATGACCTACCACCGCCAGGTGGAACGCAGCGCCGACGGCACCATTGTCAGGGACCTGCCCACGGTCCGCATCGCCTTCAACCGCCCTGAGGTCCGCAACGCCTTCCGCCCCGGCACGGTCGACGAGCTGTACCGCGCCATGGACCACGCCCGCATGACCCCGGACGTTGCCACGGTCCTGCTCACCGGCAACGGCCCCTCCCCCAAGGACGGCGGCCACTCCTTCTGCTCCGGCGGCGACCAGCGCATCCGCGGCCGCGACGGCTACAAGTACGCCGACGGCGAGACCAAGGAAACCATCGACCCCGCCCGCGCCGGCCGGCTCCACATCCTGGAAGTCCAGCGGCTCATGCGCACCATGCCCAAGGTGGTCATCGCCGTTGTCAACGGCTGGGCGGCCGGCGGCGGACACTCCCTCCACGTGGTCTCGGACCTGACCATCGCCTCCCGCGAGCACGGCAAGTTCAAGCAGACGGACGCCACCGTGGGATCCTTCGACGCCGGCTACGGCTCGGCGCTGCTGGCCCGCCAGATCGGCCAGAAATCGGCACGCGAAATCTTCTTCCTGGCCCGCGAATACTCCGCCGAGGACATGGTCCGCATGGGCGCCGTGAACGAGGCCGTGGACCACGCACGCCTCGAAGAAGTCGCTCTGGAGTACGCGGCAGACATTGCCCGCCAGTCCCCGCAGGCCATCCGGATGCTCAAGTTCGCCTTCAACCTGGCCGACGACGGACTGGCCGGCCAGCAGGTCTTCGCCGGCGAGGCCACCCGCCTGGCCTACATGACGGACGAGGCCGTGGAGGGCAAGGAAGCGTTCCTGGAAAAACGCGACCCCGACTGGTCCTCCTTCCCGTACTACTTCTAG
- a CDS encoding choice-of-anchor A family protein, which translates to MINSTSRPPRKASLLAASALTAALSFGSFAALAPAAIATPSGDQSGSFCTNPGGVEGGITSWRTNNGINVFAGGNFTTTAGATEAEGVLAVAGSASFAQSSNYNVGVVGGGSGWAPNEGSDMLLIGGDASAGSGVVHVGLSAAVKQGGHVKMGGNNNAAGKIQTGGGTVAEGGIETSLGAAGAYDFGSFEQKFKSLSAGFAAQPANGTHALVGDMLTFTGNGSDELQVFEISGDELGNSAKKISIKFDRIPADAKIVVNVSGGSAETYFNSVFAPNSAALLAEGADGFGQLAASLVWNFKDATSVLIDGAQIPGSILVPAEGSQTTVAANGTNGRVYVAGDLKHQGNGGNEFHAYPLIGIDCETPGKPVIEEQPEKPKVTEKPKEPVEPEGPLDPVDPEKPVVQEDPEKPVVQEDPEEPVVDPAPADPESQEVTDPKVQADDVTPLAQESSQAPAPQESKKSTPAATTPAGQVAAKASPSATGAAVAADGLARTGANSNTLILGLSAVLLLALGGIAVATVRRRH; encoded by the coding sequence TTGATTAACAGCACTTCCCGTCCGCCGAGGAAGGCGTCGCTCCTCGCCGCCTCGGCCCTCACGGCAGCCTTGTCATTCGGCAGCTTTGCAGCTCTCGCCCCCGCAGCCATTGCCACACCGTCCGGCGATCAGTCCGGTTCCTTCTGCACCAACCCCGGTGGTGTGGAAGGTGGCATCACATCGTGGCGCACCAACAACGGCATCAACGTGTTTGCCGGAGGCAACTTCACCACGACAGCCGGTGCCACCGAAGCTGAAGGCGTCCTGGCTGTTGCGGGCAGCGCCTCATTTGCCCAGTCCTCCAACTACAACGTCGGCGTTGTCGGCGGCGGATCCGGATGGGCACCCAACGAGGGTTCGGACATGCTCCTGATCGGTGGCGACGCAAGCGCCGGCTCGGGCGTTGTCCACGTTGGCCTTTCGGCCGCTGTCAAGCAGGGCGGCCATGTGAAGATGGGCGGGAACAACAACGCCGCCGGCAAGATTCAAACTGGTGGCGGCACCGTCGCCGAGGGTGGGATCGAAACTAGTCTCGGCGCGGCGGGCGCATACGACTTTGGCTCCTTCGAACAGAAGTTCAAGAGCCTCTCGGCTGGATTCGCAGCCCAGCCTGCCAATGGTACCCACGCACTGGTCGGAGACATGCTGACCTTCACCGGCAACGGCAGTGACGAACTGCAGGTGTTCGAGATCTCAGGTGATGAGCTTGGAAATTCTGCCAAGAAGATCTCCATCAAGTTCGACCGGATTCCCGCTGACGCCAAGATTGTCGTCAACGTTTCAGGCGGCAGCGCAGAGACCTACTTCAACTCGGTGTTTGCTCCGAACAGCGCAGCTCTCCTCGCTGAAGGTGCGGACGGGTTCGGCCAACTGGCAGCGAGCCTGGTTTGGAACTTCAAGGACGCCACGAGCGTCCTCATTGACGGCGCTCAGATCCCGGGCTCCATCCTGGTTCCCGCCGAAGGCAGCCAGACGACGGTTGCTGCCAATGGCACCAACGGTCGTGTCTACGTCGCAGGAGACTTGAAGCACCAGGGCAACGGTGGCAACGAGTTCCACGCGTACCCGCTTATTGGAATTGACTGCGAAACCCCCGGGAAACCGGTCATTGAGGAACAGCCGGAGAAGCCCAAGGTTACTGAAAAGCCCAAGGAGCCTGTGGAGCCGGAAGGGCCGCTGGATCCGGTTGATCCAGAGAAGCCGGTTGTCCAGGAGGATCCAGAGAAGCCGGTTGTCCAGGAGGACCCGGAGGAACCCGTTGTCGACCCCGCACCGGCAGACCCGGAATCGCAGGAAGTGACTGACCCCAAGGTGCAGGCCGACGACGTCACCCCGCTGGCGCAGGAAAGCTCCCAGGCACCTGCCCCGCAGGAATCAAAGAAGTCCACGCCTGCGGCCACCACGCCGGCCGGCCAGGTGGCCGCCAAGGCTTCGCCCTCAGCCACCGGTGCTGCCGTTGCAGCCGACGGATTGGCGCGGACCGGAGCCAACAGCAACACGCTGATCCTCGGTCTGTCTGCAGTATTGCTGCTGGCCCTCGGCGGCATCGCCGTTGCCACAGTGCGGCGACGCCACTAA